A genomic segment from Oncorhynchus keta strain PuntledgeMale-10-30-2019 chromosome 7, Oket_V2, whole genome shotgun sequence encodes:
- the LOC127931087 gene encoding CD276 antigen-like isoform X3 translates to MHSTCVVQLGYTHNFDLVWRKWKHTALSGVKGIVKQKVLLHCPCANRNVRKTIIWQLEEHTIVLRHDGSNNHTTIGMRYENRVSHFLNEEKDNCSLLLSGITVADNGTYKCSFTANAFVYKKVILHVAASYSVCMDLVSDQVSVSSGGGEGSRVYQCKASGGYPEGQIHWELEGHPLVNPSRRDVTHLDNFTGLYSLTSNLTIELSEGETLQCVVENTALASNLTSSCNQKSKDLSPRTMPQDYLA, encoded by the exons CCCTCTCAGGTGTGAAAGGAATTgtgaaacagaaggtcctccTGCATTGCCCCTGCGCGAATAGAAATGTGAGAAAGACAATTATCTGGCAGCTAGAAGAGCATACCATCGTGCTCCGTCATGATGGAAGTAATAACCACACAACCATAGGGATGAGATATGAAAACAGGGTCAGTCACTTTCTAAATGAAGAGAAGGACAACTGTTCGCTGCTCCTCTCAGGCATCACTGTGGCAGACAACGGGACATACAAATGCTCCTTTACAGCCAACGCTTTTGTTTACAAAAAAGTAATTCTACATGTGGCTG cgAGCTATAGTGTCTGTATGGACCTCGTCTCAGACCAGGTTTCGGTGAGTTCCGGAGGGGGAGAGGGGTCGAGGGTGTACCAGTGTAAAGCCTCTGGGGGCTATCCAGAGGGCCAGATTCACTGGGAGCTGGAAGGACATCCTCTGGTGAACCCCTCCAGGAGGGATGTGACCCACCTGGACAACTTTACAGGACTCTACAGCCTGACCAGCAACCTGACCATCGAGCTGAGTGAGGGTGAAACACTGCAATGTGTGGTGGAGAACACAGCCTTGGCCTCCAACCTCACCTCCAGCTGCAATCAAAAGTCTA aggacctaagccctaggaccatgcctcaggactacctggcatga
- the LOC127931087 gene encoding CD276 antigen-like isoform X1 codes for MHSTCVVQLGYTHNFDLVWRKWKHTALSGVKGIVKQKVLLHCPCANRNVRKTIIWQLEEHTIVLRHDGSNNHTTIGMRYENRVSHFLNEEKDNCSLLLSGITVADNGTYKCSFTANAFVYKKVILHVAASYSVCMDLVSDQVSVSSGGGEGSRVYQCKASGGYPEGQIHWELEGHPLVNPSRRDVTHLDNFTGLYSLTSNLTIELSEGETLQCVVENTALASNLTSSCNQKSMPREGRGHYKVEVAAVVAVSLIVFFIVGVLLVFLLTRCRRHERSTRDTERQERGVTHSFNVYEDDSA; via the exons CCCTCTCAGGTGTGAAAGGAATTgtgaaacagaaggtcctccTGCATTGCCCCTGCGCGAATAGAAATGTGAGAAAGACAATTATCTGGCAGCTAGAAGAGCATACCATCGTGCTCCGTCATGATGGAAGTAATAACCACACAACCATAGGGATGAGATATGAAAACAGGGTCAGTCACTTTCTAAATGAAGAGAAGGACAACTGTTCGCTGCTCCTCTCAGGCATCACTGTGGCAGACAACGGGACATACAAATGCTCCTTTACAGCCAACGCTTTTGTTTACAAAAAAGTAATTCTACATGTGGCTG cgAGCTATAGTGTCTGTATGGACCTCGTCTCAGACCAGGTTTCGGTGAGTTCCGGAGGGGGAGAGGGGTCGAGGGTGTACCAGTGTAAAGCCTCTGGGGGCTATCCAGAGGGCCAGATTCACTGGGAGCTGGAAGGACATCCTCTGGTGAACCCCTCCAGGAGGGATGTGACCCACCTGGACAACTTTACAGGACTCTACAGCCTGACCAGCAACCTGACCATCGAGCTGAGTGAGGGTGAAACACTGCAATGTGTGGTGGAGAACACAGCCTTGGCCTCCAACCTCACCTCCAGCTGCAATCAAAAGTCTA tGCCCCGGGAAGGTAGAGGTCATTATAAAGTAGAGGTTGCAGCAGTTGTGGCTGTCAGCCTGATTGTGTTTTTTATTGTGGGAGTCCTGCTGGTGTTCTTACTAACTAGATGTCGCCGACATGAAAGGTCAACG agagacacagagaggcaggAAAGAGGCGTGACCCATTCGTTTAATGTGTATGAAGATGACTCTGCCTGA
- the LOC127931087 gene encoding CD276 antigen-like isoform X2 yields METYRTHFVMWTVLGLAAVFISASALSGVKGIVKQKVLLHCPCANRNVRKTIIWQLEEHTIVLRHDGSNNHTTIGMRYENRVSHFLNEEKDNCSLLLSGITVADNGTYKCSFTANAFVYKKVILHVAASYSVCMDLVSDQVSVSSGGGEGSRVYQCKASGGYPEGQIHWELEGHPLVNPSRRDVTHLDNFTGLYSLTSNLTIELSEGETLQCVVENTALASNLTSSCNQKSMPREGRGHYKVEVAAVVAVSLIVFFIVGVLLVFLLTRCRRHERSTRDTERQERGVTHSFNVYEDDSA; encoded by the exons CCCTCTCAGGTGTGAAAGGAATTgtgaaacagaaggtcctccTGCATTGCCCCTGCGCGAATAGAAATGTGAGAAAGACAATTATCTGGCAGCTAGAAGAGCATACCATCGTGCTCCGTCATGATGGAAGTAATAACCACACAACCATAGGGATGAGATATGAAAACAGGGTCAGTCACTTTCTAAATGAAGAGAAGGACAACTGTTCGCTGCTCCTCTCAGGCATCACTGTGGCAGACAACGGGACATACAAATGCTCCTTTACAGCCAACGCTTTTGTTTACAAAAAAGTAATTCTACATGTGGCTG cgAGCTATAGTGTCTGTATGGACCTCGTCTCAGACCAGGTTTCGGTGAGTTCCGGAGGGGGAGAGGGGTCGAGGGTGTACCAGTGTAAAGCCTCTGGGGGCTATCCAGAGGGCCAGATTCACTGGGAGCTGGAAGGACATCCTCTGGTGAACCCCTCCAGGAGGGATGTGACCCACCTGGACAACTTTACAGGACTCTACAGCCTGACCAGCAACCTGACCATCGAGCTGAGTGAGGGTGAAACACTGCAATGTGTGGTGGAGAACACAGCCTTGGCCTCCAACCTCACCTCCAGCTGCAATCAAAAGTCTA tGCCCCGGGAAGGTAGAGGTCATTATAAAGTAGAGGTTGCAGCAGTTGTGGCTGTCAGCCTGATTGTGTTTTTTATTGTGGGAGTCCTGCTGGTGTTCTTACTAACTAGATGTCGCCGACATGAAAGGTCAACG agagacacagagaggcaggAAAGAGGCGTGACCCATTCGTTTAATGTGTATGAAGATGACTCTGCCTGA